Proteins from one Toxotes jaculatrix isolate fToxJac2 chromosome 13, fToxJac2.pri, whole genome shotgun sequence genomic window:
- the LOC121191849 gene encoding protein NLRC3-like, whose protein sequence is KSTLKKKFQCVFEGISKAGNPTLLNQIYTELYITEGGTGEVNDEHEVRQIETASRKPARPETSIRQEDIFKASPGRDGPIRTVMTKGVAGIGKTVLTQKLTLDWAEDKANQDIHFTFPFTFRELNVLKEKKFSLVELVHHFFTETKEAGLCRFEEVQVLFIFDGLDECRLPLDFHNTEVLTDVTESTSVDVLLTNLIRGKLLPSAHLWITTRPAAANQIPPECVDMVTEVRGFTDPQKEEYFRKRFREEEQVRRIISHIKTSRSLHIMCHIPVFCWITATVLEDVLKTRGGGGLPKTLTEMYIHFLVVQSKLKNVKYDGGAETDPHWSPETRKMIKSLGKLAFEQLQKGNLIFYESDLTECGIDIRAASVYSGVFTQVFKEERGLYQDKVFCFVHLSLQEFLAALHVHLTFINSGVNLLSEEQSTSLWSKLFRDKPDPTQLYQRAVDKALQSPNGHLDLFLRFLLGLSLQTNQTLLRGLLTQTGSVSQTNQETVQYIKKKIEETPSAEQSINLFHCLNELNDRSLVEQIQQSLSSGRLSTDKLSPAQWSALVFILLSSEKDLDVFDLKKYSASEEALLKLLPVVKASNKAL, encoded by the coding sequence aaatctactctgaagaagaagttccagtgtgtgtttgaggggatctctaaagcaggaaacccaacccttctgaatcagatctacacagagctctacatcacagagggagggactggagaggtcaatgatgaacatgaggtcagacagattgaaacagcatccaggaaaccagccagaccagaaacaagcatcagacaagaagacatctttaaagcctcacctggaagagacggaccaatcagaacagtgatgacaaagggagtggctggcattgggaaaacagtcctaacacagaagttgactctggactgggctgaagacaaagccaaccaggacatacacttcacatttccattcacgttcagagagctgaatgtgctgaaagagaaaaagttcagcttggtggaacttgttcatcacttctttactgaaaccaaagaagcaggactctgcaggtttgaagaggtccaggttctgttcatctttgacggtctggatgagtgtcgacttcctctggacttccacaacactgaggtcctgactgatgttacagagtccacctcagtggatgtgctgctgacaaacctcatcagggggaaactgcttccctctgctcacctctggataaccacacgacctgcagcagccaatcagatccctcctgagtgtgttgacatggtgacagaggtcagagggttcactgacccacagaaggaggagtacttcaggaagaggttcagagaggaggagcaggtcagaaggatcatctcccacatcaagacttcacgaagcctccacatcatgtgccacatcccggtcttctgctggatcactgctacagttctggaggatgtgttgaaaaccagagggggaggagggctgcccaagaccctgactgagatgtacatccacttcctggtggttcagtccaaactgaagaatgttaagtatgatggaggagctgagacagatccacactggagtccagagaccaggaagatgattaaatctctgggaaaactggcttttgagcagctgcagaaaggaaacctgatcttctatgaatcagacctgacagagtgtggcatcgatatcagagcagcctcagtgtactcaggagtgttcacacaggtctttaaagaggagagaggactgtaccaggacaaggtgttctgcttcgtccatctgagtcttcaggagtttctggctgctcttcatgtccatctgaccttcatcaactctggagtcaatctgctgtcagaagaacaatcaacctccctgtggtctaaactgttcagagacaaacctgatccaacacagctctaccagagggctgtggacaaggccttacagagtccaaatggacatctggacttgttcctccgcttcctcctgggtctttcactgcagaccaatcagactctcctgcgaggtctgctgacacagacaggaagtgtctcacagaccaatcaggaaacggtccagtacatcaagaagaagattgaagagactccctctgcagagcaaagcatcaacctgttccactgtctgaatgaactgaatgatcgttctctagtggagcagatccaacagtccctgagttcaggacgtctctccacagataaactgtctcctgctcagtggtcagctctggtcttcatcttactgtcatcagaaaaagatctggacgtgtttgacctgaagaaatactctgcttcagaggaggctcttctgaagctgctgccagttgtcaaagcctctaacaaagctctgtaa